From the genome of Streptomyces sp. NBC_01304:
TGGACGGGCCGGCTGCGGGCGGCATCGGTATATCGGCATAACGGTTTGCCGTCATGTCGTCCCGCGTGGCCGACCACCGGACCGGGCTGACAGTGCCACGCCGTAAACTCCGCGAGGTGACAGCCACCATGACCTCGACGAACGAGCCGCAGCAGCCCGAGACCGGCGACCGCGGCAGCGCGCGGCTGCGCCGGCTGATCCCGGCTGCCGCGGCGGTGCTCGCCGGAGTGCTGCTGTACCTCAGCTTCCCGCCGCGCCCGCTGTGGTGGCTCGCGGTGCCCGCCCTGGCGCTGCTCGGCTGGGTCCTGCGGGGCCGTGCCGCCAAGGCCGGGTTCGGGCTCGGCTTCCTGTTCGGGCTCGGCTTTCTGGTGCCGCTGCTCGCGTGGACCGGTGAGGACGTCGGGCCGGTGCCGTGGCTGGCGCTCGCCGTGACGGAGGCCGTGTTCGTCGGTCTGACCTGTGTGGGCATCGCGCTGGTGACGCGGCTGCCGCTGTCGCCGCTCTGGCCGCTGTGGGCTTCGGGCGTGTGGATCGTGGGGGAGGCGGTGCGGGCGCGCTTCCCGTTCAGCGGGTTCCCCTGGGGCAAGGTCGCCTTCGGCCAGCCCGAGGGGGTGTTCCTGCCGCTCGCCGCGGTGGGCGGCACACCGCTGCTGAGCTTCGCCGTCGTTCTGTGCGGCTTCGGCCTGTGCGCCCTGGTGCTCCGGCTCGTCGAGGTGCGGCGGGTGCTCGAGCGGGGTGTCGCGGCGGCCGTCGCGCTGACCCTCGCCCCGGTCGCCGGCGCGCTGGCTGCGCTGTCGCTCATCCACACGGGGGCGGAGCAGGGCACGGCCACCGTCGCCGTGATCCAGGGCAATGTGCCGCGCATGGGCCTGGACTTCAACGCCCAGCGCCGCGCCGTCCTCGACTACCACGTACGCGAGACCAAGCGCCTGGCCAGGGAGATCATCGAAGGCAAGAAGAAGCAGCCCGACCTGGTGCTGTGGCCGGAGAACTCCTCCGACATCGACCCGTACGCCAACTACGACGCGCGCGAGGTCATCGACGAGGCGGCCAGGGCCATCAAGGCGCCCATCTCGGTCGGCGCGGTCGTCACCGCCAAGGACGGCACCCCGCGCAACCGGCAGATCCTCTGGGACCCCGAGACCGGGCCCGGCGCCGTGTACGACAAGCGGCATCTGCAGCCGTTCGGCGAGTACATGCCCTACCGCGGCTTCTTCCGGCTCTTCAGCAAGGACGTCGACCGCGCGGGACGCTTCGTACCCGGCGACTCCCCGCGCGTGTTCGAGATGGCGGGCACCGGGGTCGGACCGGTCACCTGCTACGAGGCCGCGTTCGACGACGTGGTGCGCGACCAGGTGAAGGCGGGCGCGCAGATCCTGTCCGTGCCGAGCAACAACGCGACGTTCGGCCGCAGCCAGATGACCTACCAGCAGCTCGCCATGGACCGGGTGCGTGCCGTCGAGCACGGCCGCGCCGTCATGGTGCCCGTCACCAGCGGCGTCAGCGCCGTGATCATGCCGGACGGGCGGATCGTGCAGGACACGAAGCTGTTCACGGCCGACAACCTCGTCGCCGAGGTGCCGCGCCGTACGTCGCTGACCTTGGCGACGCGCCTCGGGGTGCTGCCGGAGATCCTGCTCGTGGCGATCGGCGCCGTGGGACTCGGCTGGGTGGCGGCCCGCGCGGTGCGCGCCCGGCGGTCGAAGGACGCGGAGAAGCCGACGGGCACCGAGGAGCCGAAGGGCGTGCAGGGGCAGAAGGGCGTGTAACAGCGGTATGCGCGGGCCGAGATCGGCCGGCGGTTAGGGTCGGGGCATGGCTACTCCTGACTGGATTCGCGACGTCCGTGCCCTCGCCGGCCACCAACTCATGGTGATGCCGGGCGTGACCGCCATCGTCTTCGACGACGAGGGAAGAGTGCTCCTCGGCCGACGGTCCGACACCGGTCTGTGGGCCGTGATCGGCGGGATCCCGGACCCCGGGGAGCAGCCCGCCGCGTGCGCGGTGCGCGAGGTGTACGAGGAGACGGCCGTACGCTGCGTCGTCGAGCGGGTCGTCCTGGTGCAGGCACTCGAACCGATGCGGTACCCCAACGGCGACGCCTGCCAGTTCATGGACACCACGCTGCGCTGCCGTGCCGTGGGCGGCGAGGCCAAGGTCAACGACGACGAGTCGCTCGAGGTCGGCTGGTTCGCGGTGGACGCGCTGCCGGACATGGGGGAGTTCGCCCTGCTGCGGATCAAGCAGGCCATGGGGGACGGGCCGACGTGGTTCGAGCCCATGCCCTAGGGGCTGCCTCAGCCACGTGGAGCTTGCCGCTGTCCGAGGTTCCTTCCGGACAATGCCCCGACCAGCCCGGACAGTTGGAGGCTGTCCGGGACAGCCGGGATTCGTTGCGCCGTCCCGCTGATGGCCAGGAGCATCTGCGGTGCCTTGCCGGCACACCGTCGGCTCGGCACGGCACGGCTCGTGGCCTCCTAGCGGAAGAGGAAGATCAATGAACCGTCTCGCACGGCGCACCGCCATCGGCGCATCAAGTCTCGCTCTCCTCCTCGGCACACCGGTCGGCGCGGCTGTCGCCGCTCCGGGAGACGACGTATCGGTATCCGGCTGGAACGGAAAGTGCTACACCATCAGCCGCACCAGTACAGCCTTCACCGGCTGGTGCGACGGCAACGGACCGGAGCGCTACGGCACCTACGTGATCTGTTCCGGAGGGGAGTACCACAGCACTTACACCAGGTGGTACGGCGACCGCAGGGGCGTGTACGCCGGCTGCCCCAGCGGACAGAGGCGCGTAGCGGACGGCTACGACCGCTACTGATCCACAGTGCCCTGCCCCCTTTCTGGGGCAGGGCACTGTCGTTGGGCGCAGCCGCGTGGGCCGCGACCAATGTCCGGTGGGAGAAGAAGTTATCCACAGGGCCGGCGGCGATGTCGGCGAGGTCGGTCATTCTGGTGGGCATGTCCATCGATCACTCGCATTCGCCGACCGCCGTCAGCGCGGAGGCCCCCTTCCTCGAGCTGCTGGCCCGGGGCGCCGCCGCCGAGGCGTATGAGCAGCCGGTGCGGCTCGCGCAGGCCGGTGGGGAGTCGGCCGGGCGCATAGCGGCGCTGGAGAGCGCCAAGCTGCTTGCGCTGCGGGTACGTTCCGAGCTCGAGGGACGCCGGCGTCGCGAGGCGGAGCTGTCGGCGCTGTTCGAGACGGCGCACGATCTGGCCGGGCTGCGCGATCTGGACGCGGTGCTGCGGGCGATCGTGCAGCGGGCCCGCTCGCTGCTCGGCACTGATGTCGCCTATCTGAGCCTGAACGACCCGGCGGGCGGCGACACCTACATGCGGGTGACCGAGGGGTCGGTCGCGGCCCGCTTCCAGCAGCTGCGGCTCGGGATGGGGGAGGGGCTCGGCGGGCTGGTCGCGCAGACCGCCCGGCCCTATGTGACCGACGACTACTTCGAGGACGAGCGGTTCCGGCACACCAGGACCATCGACACGGCCGTACGCGACGAAGGCCTCGTGGCGATCCTCGGCGTGCCGCTCATGCTGGGGCCGCAGGTGATCGGCGTGCTGTTCGCCGCCGACCGCAGGGCCCGGGTCTTCGAGCGTGCGCAGATCGCGCTGCTCGGCTCGTTCGCCGCGCTCGCCGCGGCCGCGATCGACTCCGCGAACCTGCTCGCCGAGACCCGCTCGGCGCTCGCCGACCTGGAGCAGGCCAACGAGATCATCCGCGATCGCAGCGGCGTCATCGAGCGGGCCTCCGACGTGCACGACCGGCTGGCCCGTCTGGTGCTGCGCGGCGGCGGTGTGCAGGAGGTGGCGGCCGCCGTGTCCGAAGTCCTGGGCGGCACCGTGGAGTTCACCGAGCACGCGGACGCGCCGGCCGAGGCTCTGGAGACGTCCCGGACCGACGGGCACGCCGTGCCGCACGACGACGGCTGGCTGGCCGCGGTCGCCGCCGGCGGGGAGCTCCTGGGCGCGCTCATCCTGCGAGGCCACTCCGTCCTTGACCCGGTCGACCAGCGCACCCTGGAGCGTGCCGCGATGGTCACCTCCCTGCTGCTGCTCGCCCGGCGCTCCGCGGACGAGGCCGAACACCGGGTGCGGGGCGAGCTGTTGGACGATCTGCTGCAGTCCCGCGACCGC
Proteins encoded in this window:
- the lnt gene encoding apolipoprotein N-acyltransferase; its protein translation is MTATMTSTNEPQQPETGDRGSARLRRLIPAAAAVLAGVLLYLSFPPRPLWWLAVPALALLGWVLRGRAAKAGFGLGFLFGLGFLVPLLAWTGEDVGPVPWLALAVTEAVFVGLTCVGIALVTRLPLSPLWPLWASGVWIVGEAVRARFPFSGFPWGKVAFGQPEGVFLPLAAVGGTPLLSFAVVLCGFGLCALVLRLVEVRRVLERGVAAAVALTLAPVAGALAALSLIHTGAEQGTATVAVIQGNVPRMGLDFNAQRRAVLDYHVRETKRLAREIIEGKKKQPDLVLWPENSSDIDPYANYDAREVIDEAARAIKAPISVGAVVTAKDGTPRNRQILWDPETGPGAVYDKRHLQPFGEYMPYRGFFRLFSKDVDRAGRFVPGDSPRVFEMAGTGVGPVTCYEAAFDDVVRDQVKAGAQILSVPSNNATFGRSQMTYQQLAMDRVRAVEHGRAVMVPVTSGVSAVIMPDGRIVQDTKLFTADNLVAEVPRRTSLTLATRLGVLPEILLVAIGAVGLGWVAARAVRARRSKDAEKPTGTEEPKGVQGQKGV
- a CDS encoding NUDIX hydrolase, with product MATPDWIRDVRALAGHQLMVMPGVTAIVFDDEGRVLLGRRSDTGLWAVIGGIPDPGEQPAACAVREVYEETAVRCVVERVVLVQALEPMRYPNGDACQFMDTTLRCRAVGGEAKVNDDESLEVGWFAVDALPDMGEFALLRIKQAMGDGPTWFEPMP
- a CDS encoding helix-turn-helix domain-containing protein: MSIDHSHSPTAVSAEAPFLELLARGAAAEAYEQPVRLAQAGGESAGRIAALESAKLLALRVRSELEGRRRREAELSALFETAHDLAGLRDLDAVLRAIVQRARSLLGTDVAYLSLNDPAGGDTYMRVTEGSVAARFQQLRLGMGEGLGGLVAQTARPYVTDDYFEDERFRHTRTIDTAVRDEGLVAILGVPLMLGPQVIGVLFAADRRARVFERAQIALLGSFAALAAAAIDSANLLAETRSALADLEQANEIIRDRSGVIERASDVHDRLARLVLRGGGVQEVAAAVSEVLGGTVEFTEHADAPAEALETSRTDGHAVPHDDGWLAAVAAGGELLGALILRGHSVLDPVDQRTLERAAMVTSLLLLARRSADEAEHRVRGELLDDLLQSRDRDPRLLRERAARVGADLDATHVLLAARVDDAAEDGEQDDAVRRRLWSAASHLAATRHGLAAVRDGGAALLLPLAAGDTAAEVAARTAEQLGTAVCEAVTVGASAPVPGPAARSGLVAGAYDEARRCLDVLRLLGRAGQGAAAEDFGFLGLLLSDGRDVAGFVRRTIGEVVAYDRRRGTDLVRTLDAYFDCGMSPARTKEALHVHVNTVAQRLERIGHLLGEDWTSPARALEIQLALRLHRLSTAVAG